Proteins from a genomic interval of Sphingomonas sp. Y38-1Y:
- the ccmA gene encoding heme ABC exporter ATP-binding protein CcmA, giving the protein MSLLAFHDVACDRGGRRLFEGLSFALAPGEAALLTGPNGIGKSSLVRLAAGLAAPAAGRIERGGPAALAAEAAALDAELPLGEALGFWAALDGHRDRVPRALAAMGIDHLAEVPVRFLSTGQRKRAALARVIASGAPLWLLDEPANGLDAASVKSLEAAIEAHRASGGAVLVASHVPVALPAAQDLRL; this is encoded by the coding sequence GTGAGCCTGCTCGCCTTTCACGACGTCGCCTGCGACCGCGGCGGTCGCCGGCTGTTCGAGGGGCTGAGCTTTGCGCTCGCCCCCGGCGAGGCGGCGCTGCTGACCGGTCCCAATGGCATCGGCAAGTCGAGCCTGGTTCGCCTCGCCGCCGGCCTCGCTGCGCCTGCCGCCGGCCGGATCGAGCGGGGCGGCCCGGCGGCATTGGCGGCGGAAGCGGCGGCGCTCGATGCCGAGTTGCCGCTCGGCGAAGCGCTCGGCTTCTGGGCAGCGCTCGACGGCCACCGCGATCGCGTGCCGCGGGCGCTGGCCGCGATGGGGATCGACCATCTCGCCGAAGTCCCCGTCCGCTTCCTCTCGACCGGCCAGCGCAAACGCGCCGCGCTCGCCCGCGTCATCGCGAGCGGCGCGCCCCTGTGGCTGCTCGACGAGCCTGCAAACGGCCTCGACGCCGCCTCGGTCAAATCGCTGGAGGCGGCGATCGAGGCGCATCGGGCGAGCGGCGGCGCAGTGCTGGTGGCGAGCCATGTGCCCGTCGCCCTTCCCGCCGCGCAGGACCTCCGCCTGTGA
- a CDS encoding heme exporter protein CcmB, giving the protein MTAFAAIAWRELRRAWVGGGVMLPIAFFLLVSILFPFAVGPDARLLGRIAGGVVWSAALLAALMPVERLVGPDMEAGVIDQFATRGLSDTGVALAKTAGHWLGFGPPLMLACVVAAGLLGMDATTLVRVLTGLAIGTPGLAALAVATGALTAGLRGAGAVAGLVMLPLALPLLIFGAGEGPGALKLLGAVSLLLLAGAPFVAGAAMKIGRG; this is encoded by the coding sequence GTGACCGCATTCGCCGCGATCGCCTGGCGCGAGCTTCGGCGCGCCTGGGTCGGCGGCGGCGTGATGCTGCCGATCGCCTTCTTCCTCCTCGTCTCGATCCTCTTTCCCTTCGCGGTCGGCCCCGATGCCAGGCTGCTCGGCCGGATTGCGGGCGGCGTCGTCTGGTCGGCAGCTTTGCTCGCAGCGCTGATGCCTGTCGAGCGGCTGGTCGGCCCCGATATGGAGGCCGGCGTCATCGACCAGTTCGCCACGCGTGGCCTGTCAGACACCGGCGTCGCGCTGGCCAAGACCGCGGGCCACTGGCTCGGCTTCGGCCCGCCACTGATGCTCGCCTGCGTCGTCGCGGCGGGGCTGCTCGGCATGGATGCGACGACGTTGGTGCGCGTGCTGACGGGCCTGGCGATCGGCACACCGGGCCTCGCGGCGCTCGCGGTCGCGACGGGCGCGCTCACCGCCGGGCTCCGCGGAGCGGGCGCGGTCGCGGGGCTGGTCATGCTGCCGCTCGCCCTCCCGCTCCTGATCTTCGGCGCTGGCGAGGGACCGGGCGCGCTAAAGCTGCTCGGCGCGGTCTCGCTGCTGCTACTCGCCGGTGCACCGTTCGTGGCGGGCGCGGCGATGAAGATCGGGCGGGGTTAG
- a CDS encoding class I SAM-dependent methyltransferase — protein MALVTLTGEPWADYGLIDTGHGRKLERYGRFRFIRPEPQAMWAPASDQWKADGEFIPGADDDGGGRWQLSPDVPQGGWPLSWREVSFTASNTPFRHLGFFPDMAPVWDWMRERIDGAAEPECLNLFGYTGVGTLALAAAGARMVHVDASKKSVEAARGNASLSDMADKPVRWLVEDAGKFVAREVRRGRRYDGIILDPPKWGRGPNGEVWKLEEGLPGLIADCRQLLDADSRFLFLTVYAVRLSAIAIGELVRQHFADLPGRVEAGELTVREEARRLELPTALFARWSRD, from the coding sequence ATGGCGCTGGTCACGCTCACGGGGGAGCCCTGGGCCGATTACGGCCTGATCGATACGGGGCATGGTCGAAAGCTGGAGCGCTATGGCCGCTTCCGCTTCATCCGGCCCGAGCCGCAGGCGATGTGGGCGCCCGCGAGCGACCAGTGGAAGGCGGACGGCGAGTTCATCCCCGGTGCCGACGACGACGGCGGCGGGCGCTGGCAATTGTCGCCGGACGTGCCGCAGGGCGGCTGGCCGCTGTCCTGGCGGGAGGTCAGCTTCACCGCGAGCAACACGCCGTTCCGGCACCTGGGTTTCTTTCCCGACATGGCGCCCGTCTGGGACTGGATGCGCGAGCGGATCGACGGCGCGGCCGAGCCTGAATGCCTCAACCTGTTCGGCTATACCGGCGTCGGCACGCTGGCGCTGGCGGCGGCGGGTGCGCGGATGGTGCATGTCGACGCCAGCAAGAAATCGGTCGAGGCGGCGCGCGGCAATGCTTCGCTGTCCGACATGGCCGACAAGCCGGTCCGCTGGCTGGTCGAGGATGCGGGCAAGTTCGTCGCGCGCGAGGTGCGGCGGGGGCGGCGCTATGACGGGATCATCCTCGACCCGCCCAAATGGGGCAGGGGGCCGAATGGTGAGGTCTGGAAGCTGGAAGAGGGTCTGCCCGGCCTCATCGCCGATTGCCGGCAGCTACTCGATGCGGACAGCCGGTTCCTGTTCCTCACCGTTTATGCCGTGCGGCTGTCGGCAATCGCGATCGGCGAGCTCGTCCGCCAGCACTTCGCCGACCTGCCCGGCCGCGTCGAAGCGGGCGAGCTGACGGTGCGCGAGGAAGCGCGGCGGCTGGAACTGCCGACGGCGCTTTTCGCACGGTGGTCGCGGGACTAA
- the thrC gene encoding threonine synthase: MRYVSTRGSAPVLDFEGATLAGLASDGGLYVPETWPSFSADEIAAMAGLDYVETAVRVMAPFVAGSLDEAELRALCTAAYGRFAHKALTPLVQLESDQWLLELFHGPTLAFKDVALQLVGLLFERFLTGATEPLTVIGATSGDTGSAAIDALAGRVGVDIFMLHPHGRVSDVQRRQMTTVLAPNVHNIAIEGDFDTAQALVKAMFRDSAFSGRFKLSAVNSINWARLMAQVVYYFYAAVRLGAPGRPVAFSVPTGNFGDVFAGYVAARMGLPIERLVVATNVNDILHRALSSGDYSSGTVTPTATPSMDIQVSSNFERLLFDLGGRDGGALAAQMAGFESSRAMRLTNAQSQGSAALFRSMAVDESGMAAAMARACDGAGQVLDPHTAIGYAAAIQHKGEAPMVTLATAHPAKFVDAVERAVGVRPALPRRVGDLFDREERYDVLPATFEAVTAYIAERAKPRG, from the coding sequence ATGCGGTATGTGAGCACCAGGGGGAGCGCGCCCGTCCTCGATTTCGAGGGCGCGACGCTGGCGGGGTTGGCGTCGGACGGCGGGCTGTATGTGCCCGAGACATGGCCGAGCTTCTCGGCGGACGAGATCGCCGCGATGGCCGGGCTCGACTATGTCGAGACGGCGGTGCGGGTGATGGCGCCGTTCGTCGCGGGCAGCCTGGACGAGGCCGAGCTTCGCGCGCTGTGCACCGCCGCCTATGGCCGCTTCGCGCACAAGGCGTTGACGCCGCTCGTCCAGCTGGAGAGCGACCAGTGGCTGCTCGAGCTGTTCCACGGGCCCACGCTGGCGTTCAAGGACGTCGCGCTGCAGCTCGTCGGCCTGTTGTTCGAGCGCTTCCTGACGGGCGCGACTGAGCCGCTGACGGTGATCGGTGCAACCAGCGGCGATACCGGCTCGGCGGCGATCGATGCGCTCGCTGGCCGCGTCGGCGTCGACATCTTCATGCTTCACCCGCATGGCCGCGTCAGCGACGTGCAGCGGCGGCAGATGACGACGGTGCTCGCGCCGAACGTCCACAACATCGCGATCGAGGGCGACTTCGACACCGCGCAGGCGCTGGTCAAGGCGATGTTCCGCGATTCCGCTTTCAGCGGCAGGTTCAAGCTGTCGGCGGTCAACTCGATCAACTGGGCGCGGCTGATGGCGCAGGTGGTCTATTATTTCTACGCCGCGGTGCGGCTGGGCGCGCCCGGGCGGCCGGTGGCGTTCAGCGTGCCGACCGGCAACTTCGGCGACGTGTTCGCGGGCTATGTCGCGGCAAGGATGGGGCTGCCGATCGAGCGGCTGGTCGTCGCGACCAACGTCAACGACATCCTCCACCGCGCGCTGTCGTCGGGCGATTATTCGAGCGGAACGGTGACGCCGACCGCGACGCCGTCGATGGACATCCAGGTGAGCTCGAATTTCGAGCGGCTGCTGTTCGACCTGGGTGGCCGCGACGGCGGTGCGCTCGCGGCGCAGATGGCCGGGTTCGAATCAAGCCGCGCGATGCGGCTGACCAATGCACAGTCGCAAGGATCGGCGGCGCTGTTCCGCAGCATGGCGGTGGACGAAAGCGGCATGGCCGCGGCGATGGCGCGCGCGTGCGACGGGGCGGGGCAGGTGCTCGATCCGCATACCGCGATCGGTTACGCCGCCGCGATCCAGCACAAGGGCGAGGCGCCGATGGTGACGCTCGCCACCGCGCATCCGGCCAAGTTCGTCGATGCGGTCGAACGCGCGGTCGGCGTGCGGCCGGCGCTGCCGCGCCGTGTCGGCGACCTGTTCGATCGCGAGGAGCGCTATGACGTGCTGCCCGCGACGTTCGAGGCGGTGACGGCGTACATCGCCGAGCGGGCGAAGCCGCGCGGCTGA
- a CDS encoding SURF1 family protein: protein MTRRVPILATAIVLLAAATMVGLGIWQLQRREAKHALLASFAHNAALPERALALPVRDDMLFSRVAATCTAPSPPTRSAGRSAGGVSGYRFLVTCREGFVVDLGVASDPRLTPTWAGGAVRGVLTRAPDSTSFIARLFGARPSPAPMVVPATALAPGLLSSRAPDPANVPDNHLAYAVQWFAFAALALIIYAVALRRRR from the coding sequence GTGACGCGCCGCGTGCCGATCCTCGCCACCGCGATCGTCCTGCTCGCAGCGGCGACGATGGTAGGGCTGGGCATCTGGCAGCTCCAGCGGCGCGAGGCGAAGCATGCGCTGCTCGCCAGCTTCGCGCACAATGCCGCCCTGCCCGAGCGTGCGCTGGCGCTGCCGGTGCGCGACGACATGCTGTTCTCGCGCGTGGCGGCGACCTGCACCGCGCCGTCGCCGCCGACGCGATCGGCGGGTCGTAGCGCGGGCGGCGTGAGCGGCTATCGCTTCCTCGTCACCTGCCGCGAAGGCTTCGTGGTCGACCTGGGCGTCGCGAGCGATCCGCGGCTGACGCCGACCTGGGCGGGCGGCGCGGTGCGCGGCGTGCTGACACGCGCGCCCGATTCGACGTCGTTCATCGCGCGGCTGTTCGGCGCGCGGCCTAGCCCGGCGCCGATGGTGGTGCCGGCTACCGCGCTCGCCCCCGGCCTGTTGTCCAGCCGCGCGCCCGATCCGGCAAACGTGCCCGACAATCATCTCGCCTATGCCGTTCAGTGGTTCGCCTTCGCCGCGCTGGCGCTCATCATCTACGCCGTTGCGCTCAGGCGGCGGCGCTAG
- a CDS encoding DUF983 domain-containing protein yields MPKDNQGVGVPDGAPAPLFVQATRGLCPRCGAPTLFAGVLRFADRCPACCLDFSAFNVGDGAAAFLTLGIGTIVTILGIVVELAWSPPWWVHVALWLPLTIASVMLTTRWTKAALAALEWRNGAGEGRIK; encoded by the coding sequence ATGCCAAAGGACAATCAGGGGGTCGGCGTGCCGGACGGTGCGCCGGCCCCCTTGTTCGTTCAGGCGACGCGCGGCCTCTGCCCACGCTGCGGCGCGCCGACGCTGTTCGCGGGCGTGCTGCGCTTCGCCGATCGCTGCCCGGCCTGCTGCCTGGACTTCTCCGCCTTCAACGTCGGTGACGGCGCGGCGGCGTTCCTGACGCTCGGCATCGGCACGATCGTCACCATTCTCGGCATCGTCGTCGAGCTCGCCTGGTCACCGCCCTGGTGGGTGCATGTCGCGCTGTGGCTGCCGCTGACGATCGCATCGGTCATGCTGACGACGCGCTGGACCAAGGCGGCGCTGGCCGCGCTCGAGTGGCGCAACGGCGCGGGCGAGGGGCGGATCAAGTGA
- a CDS encoding cytochrome c oxidase subunit 3, with amino-acid sequence MAGAKNHDYHILPPSAWPLIGSMSALGMASGGIMWMHETVGGGWLFLAGLAGVLFTMYCWWADVVREAHAGDHTPVVQLHLRYGMILFIASEVMFFLGWFWAFFDYSLFPVPVEYAEGAVSVAADAVASWPPKGLEVINAFEFPLLNTFILLLSGTTVTWAHHALIHGERGGEKTGIWGLIGVGNRDGVLKGLWLTILLGLLFSSIQAYEYAHAPFDFGKSNYSSAFYMATGFHGFHVAVGTIFLIVNLVRAYRGHFTPRQHFGFEAAAWYWHFVDVVWLFLFVVVYVWGGWGAPAHG; translated from the coding sequence ATGGCCGGCGCCAAGAACCACGATTACCATATTCTGCCCCCCAGCGCGTGGCCGCTGATCGGATCGATGTCGGCGCTGGGCATGGCGTCGGGCGGCATCATGTGGATGCACGAGACGGTGGGCGGCGGCTGGCTGTTCCTCGCCGGCCTCGCGGGCGTGCTGTTCACCATGTATTGCTGGTGGGCCGATGTGGTGCGTGAGGCGCATGCCGGCGACCACACGCCGGTCGTGCAGCTCCATCTGCGCTATGGCATGATCCTGTTCATCGCCTCGGAGGTGATGTTCTTCCTCGGCTGGTTCTGGGCGTTCTTCGACTATTCGCTGTTCCCCGTGCCCGTGGAATATGCCGAGGGCGCGGTGTCGGTCGCGGCCGACGCGGTCGCCTCCTGGCCGCCCAAGGGGCTGGAGGTCATCAACGCCTTCGAATTCCCGCTCCTCAACACCTTCATCCTGCTCCTCTCCGGCACGACCGTCACCTGGGCGCATCACGCGCTGATCCATGGAGAGCGCGGCGGCGAGAAGACGGGGATCTGGGGCCTGATCGGCGTCGGCAATCGTGATGGCGTGCTGAAGGGGCTGTGGCTCACCATCCTGCTGGGTCTGCTGTTCAGCTCGATCCAGGCCTATGAATACGCCCACGCGCCGTTCGACTTCGGCAAGTCGAACTACAGCTCTGCCTTCTACATGGCGACCGGCTTCCACGGCTTCCACGTCGCGGTCGGCACGATCTTCCTGATCGTCAACCTCGTCCGCGCCTATCGCGGCCACTTTACCCCGCGCCAGCATTTCGGGTTCGAGGCGGCGGCCTGGTACTGGCACTTCGTCGACGTGGTGTGGCTGTTCCTGTTCGTCGTCGTCTATGTCTGGGGCGGCTGGGGCGCACCGGCGCACGGCTGA
- a CDS encoding cytochrome c oxidase assembly protein produces MDRNARTAMLAVIGVVSMGGLGFASVPLYRVFCQVTGLNGTTQTADAAPGAVQGKIVTVAFDSNVSKDMPWQFAPEQRTERAALGARKMAFFTAKNLSDKPVTGTATFNVTPDQAGKYFSKIQCFCFSEQTLKPGEEVRMPVVYFVDPRIADDPDASSVQEITLSYTFYPVDSGKKPS; encoded by the coding sequence ATGGACCGCAACGCCCGCACCGCGATGCTTGCCGTGATCGGCGTGGTCAGCATGGGTGGCCTCGGCTTTGCCAGCGTGCCGCTCTACCGCGTCTTCTGTCAGGTGACAGGCCTCAACGGCACGACGCAGACGGCGGATGCGGCGCCCGGCGCCGTCCAGGGCAAGATCGTCACCGTCGCGTTCGACAGCAACGTGTCCAAGGACATGCCCTGGCAGTTCGCGCCCGAGCAGCGGACCGAGCGCGCGGCGCTGGGCGCGCGCAAGATGGCGTTCTTCACCGCCAAGAACCTGTCTGACAAGCCGGTCACCGGCACCGCGACGTTCAACGTCACCCCCGATCAGGCGGGCAAGTATTTCAGCAAGATCCAGTGCTTCTGCTTTTCCGAGCAGACGCTGAAGCCGGGCGAGGAGGTGCGCATGCCGGTGGTCTATTTCGTCGATCCGCGGATCGCCGATGACCCCGATGCGTCCAGCGTCCAGGAGATCACGCTCAGCTACACCTTTTACCCGGTGGATTCAGGCAAAAAGCCAAGCTAG
- a CDS encoding heme o synthase produces the protein MTPTASTLTAVPPVADWRDFLALTKPRVLTLVVFTGLCGLLAAPVSVHPVIGFTAILCLAMAAGAAGALNQWYESDIDALMKRTRARPLPAGRMTRESALHFGVGLGGFSVVLMGLATNWVAAAILLVSILFYVLVYTVWLKRRTPQNIVIGGAAGAFPPMIGWAAATGDVTLLPVLLFSLIFLWTPPHFWALALFVKTDYGNAGVPMLPVVAGERVTRQQIGLYTLPMAAAAIAPWPLGLVGWIYGGTAVVTTAIFAALATVVTLRTSDAEMKAEKQLFKFSILYLFILFGALVADRWLLA, from the coding sequence ATGACCCCCACCGCATCGACCCTGACGGCCGTGCCGCCGGTCGCCGACTGGCGTGACTTCCTGGCGCTGACCAAGCCGCGCGTGCTGACGCTCGTCGTGTTCACCGGCCTTTGCGGGCTGCTCGCTGCGCCTGTGAGCGTGCATCCGGTGATCGGCTTTACCGCGATCCTGTGCCTCGCGATGGCGGCGGGCGCGGCGGGCGCGCTCAACCAGTGGTACGAGTCGGACATCGATGCCCTGATGAAGCGCACCCGGGCGCGGCCCTTGCCGGCCGGCCGGATGACGCGCGAATCGGCGCTGCATTTCGGCGTCGGGCTGGGCGGCTTTTCGGTCGTGCTGATGGGGTTGGCGACCAACTGGGTGGCGGCCGCCATCCTGCTCGTCTCGATCCTGTTCTACGTCCTCGTCTATACCGTGTGGCTGAAGCGCCGGACGCCACAGAACATCGTCATCGGCGGTGCGGCGGGTGCCTTCCCGCCGATGATCGGCTGGGCCGCGGCGACGGGCGACGTGACGCTGCTGCCGGTGCTGCTCTTCAGCCTGATCTTCCTGTGGACGCCGCCGCATTTCTGGGCGCTCGCGCTGTTCGTGAAGACCGATTACGGCAATGCCGGCGTGCCGATGCTGCCCGTCGTCGCGGGCGAGCGGGTGACGCGCCAGCAGATCGGCCTCTACACGCTGCCGATGGCCGCCGCCGCGATCGCGCCTTGGCCGCTGGGCCTGGTCGGCTGGATCTATGGCGGGACCGCGGTGGTCACGACCGCGATCTTCGCCGCGCTTGCCACGGTGGTGACGCTTCGGACCAGCGATGCCGAGATGAAGGCCGAGAAGCAGCTCTTCAAATTCTCGATCCTCTATCTCTTCATCCTGTTCGGCGCGCTGGTCGCCGATCGCTGGCTGCTCGCATGA
- the ctaD gene encoding cytochrome c oxidase subunit I produces the protein MTDTALNPSAFQAHDDHGHHHDAGHDHPGFFARWFMSTNHKDIGTLYLIFAILAGIIGGGISGLMRAELAAPGIQYLPTWAAMLSGGDVTFDQALNLWNVLITAHGLIMVFFMVMPAIIGGFGNWFVPIMIGAPDMAFPRMNNISFWLLPPSFLLLLASPFFGSGAGTGWTVYAPLSTYGSPGPAVDMAILSLHLSGASSILGAINFITTIFNMRAPGMTLHKMPLFVWSVLVTAFLLLLALPVLAAAITMLLTDRNFGTTFYDPAGGGDPVLYQHLFWFFGHPEVYIMILPGFGIVSQIVATFSRKPVFGYLGMAYAMVAIGVVGFVVWAHHMFTTGLSVNTKMYFTAATMVIAVPTGIKIFSWIATMWGGSMSFKTPMVWAIGFIFMFTVGGVTGVVLANGGVDDYMHDTYYVVAHFHYVLSLGAVFALFAGFYYWFPKMSGKMYNEFLGQLHFWVFFIGVNVLFFPMHFLGLQGMPRRYPDYPDAFAYWNHIASVGYGIMALGVVIFLVNVFLSLFAGKKAEGNPWGEGATTLEWTLTSPPPFHQFETLPVIDDGKHH, from the coding sequence ATGACCGACACCGCACTCAATCCTTCCGCCTTCCAGGCGCATGACGATCATGGCCACCACCATGACGCCGGCCACGACCATCCGGGCTTCTTCGCCCGCTGGTTCATGTCGACCAACCACAAGGACATCGGCACGCTGTACCTGATCTTCGCCATCCTGGCGGGGATCATCGGCGGCGGGATCTCGGGCCTGATGCGCGCCGAGCTCGCCGCGCCCGGCATCCAGTATCTGCCGACCTGGGCGGCGATGCTGTCGGGCGGCGACGTGACGTTCGATCAGGCGCTCAACCTGTGGAACGTGCTCATCACCGCGCACGGCCTCATCATGGTGTTCTTCATGGTGATGCCGGCGATCATCGGCGGGTTCGGCAACTGGTTCGTGCCGATCATGATCGGTGCGCCGGACATGGCGTTCCCGCGCATGAACAACATCTCGTTCTGGCTGCTGCCGCCGTCGTTCCTGCTGCTGCTCGCCTCGCCCTTCTTTGGGTCGGGCGCCGGCACGGGCTGGACGGTCTATGCGCCGCTTTCGACCTACGGCTCGCCTGGGCCTGCGGTCGACATGGCGATCCTGTCGCTCCACTTGTCGGGCGCCAGCTCGATCCTGGGCGCGATCAACTTCATCACCACCATCTTTAACATGCGCGCGCCGGGCATGACCCTGCACAAGATGCCGCTGTTCGTGTGGTCGGTGCTGGTTACCGCGTTCCTGCTGCTGCTCGCGCTCCCCGTGCTTGCCGCGGCGATCACGATGCTGCTGACCGATCGTAACTTCGGCACGACCTTCTACGATCCGGCCGGCGGCGGCGACCCGGTGCTCTACCAGCACCTGTTCTGGTTCTTCGGCCACCCCGAAGTGTACATCATGATCCTGCCGGGCTTCGGCATCGTCAGCCAGATCGTCGCGACGTTCAGCCGCAAGCCCGTGTTCGGCTATCTCGGCATGGCGTACGCCATGGTCGCCATCGGCGTCGTCGGCTTCGTCGTGTGGGCGCACCACATGTTCACGACCGGTCTGAGCGTGAACACCAAGATGTACTTCACCGCCGCGACGATGGTGATCGCGGTGCCCACGGGCATCAAGATCTTCAGCTGGATCGCGACGATGTGGGGCGGCTCGATGAGCTTCAAGACCCCGATGGTCTGGGCGATCGGCTTCATCTTCATGTTCACCGTCGGTGGCGTGACCGGCGTAGTGCTCGCCAATGGCGGCGTCGACGACTATATGCACGACACCTATTACGTGGTGGCGCACTTCCACTACGTGCTGTCGCTGGGCGCGGTGTTCGCGCTGTTCGCGGGCTTCTACTACTGGTTCCCCAAGATGTCGGGGAAGATGTACAACGAGTTCCTCGGCCAGCTGCACTTCTGGGTGTTCTTCATCGGCGTGAACGTGCTGTTCTTCCCGATGCACTTCCTGGGCCTGCAGGGCATGCCGCGTCGCTACCCCGACTATCCGGACGCCTTTGCGTACTGGAACCACATCGCCAGCGTCGGCTACGGCATCATGGCGCTGGGCGTGGTGATCTTCCTCGTCAACGTCTTCCTCTCGCTGTTCGCGGGCAAGAAGGCGGAGGGCAATCCGTGGGGCGAGGGCGCGACGACGCTCGAGTGGACGCTGACCAGCCCGCCGCCGTTCCACCAGTTCGAGACGCTGCCCGTCATCGACGACGGCAAGCATCACTGA
- the coxB gene encoding cytochrome c oxidase subunit II — MRKQGLTILALAASLAIAGGAGAQTPAAPTAAADAPAATTATAPAPGAPAAGAPAASPATAPAPAAVAKPADPTLNAAGQPLLTPRDGIGQPSDRAIGIQHQATDLGESAKWFHNAILLPAITFISLLVLGLIGWVVVRYRRGANPTPSKTSHNTVIEVIWTAAPVIILALIAIPSIRLLAAQYTPAPDNAVTLKAIGNQWFWSYEFPDHGGFSVTANMLKEQSEVPAGQRYRTAADGPRLLAVDNRIVLPVGVPIRLITTANDVIHSWAMPAFWVKLDAVPGRLNETSFTIKEPGLYFGQCSELCGARHAYMPIAVEAVAPEVFARWVASKGGTMPGAAAAAAPATAPVPQPGADNADDTATPATGTGPTIPAAAEAVTSNQSAEGVAGGSGRTEN, encoded by the coding sequence ATGCGCAAACAGGGACTGACGATTTTGGCGCTTGCGGCCTCGCTGGCGATCGCCGGCGGCGCGGGGGCGCAGACGCCGGCGGCGCCGACCGCCGCTGCCGACGCACCTGCCGCGACGACGGCGACCGCGCCCGCCCCGGGTGCGCCCGCGGCCGGGGCGCCGGCGGCGTCGCCCGCCACGGCACCGGCGCCCGCCGCCGTGGCCAAGCCTGCCGACCCGACGCTCAATGCCGCGGGTCAGCCGCTCTTGACGCCGCGCGACGGCATCGGCCAGCCGAGCGACCGCGCGATCGGCATCCAGCACCAGGCGACGGACCTGGGCGAAAGTGCCAAGTGGTTCCATAACGCGATCCTGCTGCCGGCGATCACCTTCATCTCGCTGCTCGTGCTAGGCCTGATCGGCTGGGTCGTTGTACGCTATCGCCGCGGTGCCAACCCGACGCCGTCGAAGACCAGCCACAACACGGTGATCGAGGTGATCTGGACCGCCGCGCCGGTCATCATCCTGGCGCTGATCGCGATCCCGTCGATCCGCCTGCTCGCCGCGCAGTACACGCCCGCGCCCGACAATGCCGTGACGCTGAAGGCGATCGGCAACCAGTGGTTCTGGAGCTACGAGTTCCCCGACCATGGCGGCTTCTCGGTCACCGCCAACATGCTCAAGGAGCAGAGCGAGGTCCCGGCCGGCCAGCGTTACCGCACCGCCGCCGACGGTCCGCGCCTGCTGGCGGTCGACAATCGCATCGTCCTGCCGGTCGGCGTGCCGATCCGCCTGATCACCACCGCCAACGACGTGATCCACAGCTGGGCGATGCCGGCATTCTGGGTCAAGCTCGACGCGGTGCCCGGACGCCTCAACGAGACGAGCTTCACCATCAAGGAGCCGGGCCTCTATTTTGGCCAGTGCTCCGAGCTGTGCGGCGCGCGGCATGCGTACATGCCGATCGCCGTCGAGGCGGTGGCGCCTGAGGTGTTCGCGCGCTGGGTCGCGTCGAAGGGCGGCACGATGCCGGGTGCGGCGGCTGCCGCGGCGCCCGCGACCGCGCCGGTGCCGCAGCCCGGCGCCGACAATGCCGACGACACGGCCACGCCCGCCACGGGTACCGGCCCCACCATTCCCGCCGCCGCCGAGGCGGTCACTTCCAACCAGTCTGCCGAAGGCGTCGCTGGCGGCAGCGGTCGGACGGAAAACTGA
- the pyrE gene encoding orotate phosphoribosyltransferase, with product MTEDEILGEFRAADALLEGHFILSSGLRSPRYLQCARVLMDPRRGARLAEALVARLPADLRESIQAVVSPAMGGVIAGHEMGRALGVPAMFLERPEGVFELRRGFRLDPGTRVLMMEDVVTTGLSSREAIAAIGRAGGEVVAAASLVDRSGGSAELGVPFIPLIRIDVPTYTANALPPELAAIPAIKPGSRAAA from the coding sequence ATGACCGAAGACGAGATCCTTGGCGAGTTCCGGGCCGCCGATGCGCTGCTCGAGGGGCATTTCATCCTCTCCTCCGGCCTGCGCAGCCCGCGCTATCTTCAGTGCGCGCGCGTGCTGATGGACCCGCGGCGCGGCGCGCGGCTGGCCGAGGCGCTGGTCGCCCGCCTGCCCGCCGACCTTCGCGAGTCGATCCAGGCCGTCGTCTCGCCCGCGATGGGCGGCGTCATCGCCGGGCACGAGATGGGCCGCGCGCTCGGCGTGCCGGCGATGTTCCTGGAACGGCCGGAGGGCGTGTTCGAGCTTCGCCGCGGCTTCCGCCTCGATCCCGGCACGCGCGTGCTGATGATGGAGGACGTCGTCACCACCGGCCTTTCGAGCCGCGAGGCGATCGCCGCGATCGGCCGCGCGGGTGGCGAGGTGGTCGCGGCCGCGTCGCTCGTCGACCGGTCGGGCGGCAGCGCCGAACTCGGCGTCCCTTTCATTCCGCTGATCCGCATCGACGTGCCGACCTATACCGCCAACGCCCTCCCCCCCGAACTCGCGGCCATTCCCGCGATCAAGCCGGGGAGCCGGGCGGCGGCGTGA